In one window of Frigoriglobus tundricola DNA:
- the gluQRS gene encoding tRNA glutamyl-Q(34) synthetase GluQRS: protein MSTTTTGRLAPSPTGAQHVGNARTYLIAWLSARARGGTVKLRIEDIDSPRIKPGAADEAVSDLRWLGLDWDGPPAVQTARLPHYTAALEELKRQERVYPCTCTRSDIAAAASAPHAGDEIAYPGTCAHRRATDAPALAAAGKPFAWRFRVTDDPVYTDLFAGEQRIDLKRSGGDFVVWKNAGTPAYQLAVVVDDAATGVTEVIRGDDLIPSTPRQLLLYDALGLTSPEFGHVPLVVGEDGRRLAKRHGDTRLSALRAAGVAPESLVGLLAWSCGWLREPESVTPRDLLPRFHLSAIPPQPFVLTAEVLKRIGYAG, encoded by the coding sequence ATGTCAACTACCACCACCGGGCGTCTGGCCCCCTCGCCCACCGGAGCGCAGCACGTCGGCAACGCCCGCACGTACCTGATCGCGTGGCTGTCGGCCCGTGCGCGGGGGGGCACGGTGAAACTCCGCATCGAGGACATCGATTCCCCGCGCATCAAGCCGGGCGCGGCGGACGAGGCGGTGTCCGATCTCCGCTGGCTGGGGCTGGACTGGGACGGCCCGCCGGCGGTCCAGACGGCTCGGCTCCCGCACTACACAGCGGCACTCGAAGAACTGAAGCGGCAGGAACGGGTGTACCCCTGCACCTGCACGCGGTCCGACATCGCCGCCGCCGCGAGTGCGCCCCACGCCGGTGACGAGATCGCGTACCCCGGCACGTGTGCCCACCGGCGTGCCACCGACGCACCCGCGCTGGCCGCAGCGGGGAAGCCGTTCGCGTGGCGGTTCCGCGTAACCGACGATCCGGTTTACACGGACCTGTTCGCTGGCGAGCAGCGCATCGATTTGAAGCGGTCGGGTGGGGACTTCGTCGTCTGGAAGAACGCGGGCACACCCGCTTACCAACTCGCGGTGGTGGTGGACGACGCCGCGACCGGTGTGACGGAGGTGATCCGCGGCGACGACCTCATCCCCTCGACGCCGCGGCAACTGCTGCTCTACGACGCTCTCGGGCTGACGTCACCCGAGTTCGGGCACGTCCCGCTCGTGGTGGGCGAGGACGGGCGCCGGCTCGCGAAACGGCACGGCGACACCCGACTCTCCGCGCTGCGCGCCGCGGGTGTGGCGCCGGAATCGCTGGTCGGGCTACTCGCGTGGTCGTGCGGGTGGCTGCGGGAACCGGAATCAGTGACTCCGCGCGACTTGCTACCGCGTTTCCACCTCAGTGCGATTCCGCCGCAACCGTTCGTGCTGACCGCCGAGGTACTGAAGCGAATCGGGTACGCGGGGTGA
- a CDS encoding LON peptidase substrate-binding domain-containing protein has translation MSEDALRNFSGTARLFPLPNLVLFPHVVQGLHVFEPRYRQMTADALAGDGLIALVLLRADGDEAAARPALEPVACLGRIVWHERLADGRYNLRLQGLSRASIVAELETGRPYRTARVQLVPDAAPADLAALARLRRDLAAVVLPRFGDDSPARQQLQELFDGDRPLGQVCDILSYALPLPVELKQSLLAEPHADRRAAAIADTLRVSAARADRPFPPPFSSN, from the coding sequence ATGAGCGAGGACGCGCTGCGCAACTTCTCCGGCACCGCCCGCCTGTTCCCGCTCCCGAACCTCGTGCTCTTCCCGCACGTGGTGCAGGGGCTGCACGTCTTCGAGCCGCGGTACCGACAGATGACCGCCGACGCCCTCGCCGGCGACGGGCTCATCGCCCTCGTCCTGCTGCGCGCCGACGGGGACGAGGCCGCCGCCCGCCCCGCGCTCGAACCGGTCGCGTGCCTCGGCCGGATCGTCTGGCACGAGCGCCTGGCCGATGGCCGGTACAACCTGCGCCTCCAGGGGCTCAGCCGCGCGAGTATCGTCGCGGAACTGGAAACGGGCCGGCCGTACCGCACCGCCCGCGTGCAGCTCGTTCCGGACGCCGCCCCGGCGGACCTCGCGGCGCTCGCACGGCTCCGCCGCGACTTGGCCGCGGTGGTGCTGCCGCGGTTCGGTGATGATTCGCCCGCCCGCCAACAGCTCCAGGAACTGTTCGACGGGGACCGGCCGCTCGGCCAGGTGTGCGACATCCTCTCCTACGCGCTGCCGCTGCCGGTCGAACTCAAACAGTCGCTCCTCGCCGAGCCGCACGCCGACCGCCGCGCCGCCGCGATCGCCGACACGCTCCGCGTCTCCGCCGCCCGCGCCGACCGCCCGTTCCCGCCGCCGTTCAGCAGCAATTAG
- a CDS encoding DUF309 domain-containing protein → MDDGTPSADAGALYRSGVALFNRGAFFDAHEVWEDLWRDCPAPDRRFYQALIQAAVAAHHWGRGNAAGAKRLYHSGRKYMAPFRPVYQGLAVDDFWDRLAAHLAGALGEPGAPAAPPPQIVLEPSGPS, encoded by the coding sequence GTGGACGACGGGACCCCATCGGCCGACGCCGGTGCGCTCTACCGGAGCGGCGTGGCGCTGTTCAACCGCGGCGCGTTCTTCGACGCCCACGAGGTGTGGGAGGACCTGTGGCGCGACTGTCCCGCGCCCGACCGGCGGTTCTACCAGGCGCTCATCCAGGCGGCGGTGGCGGCCCACCACTGGGGCCGCGGGAACGCGGCCGGCGCGAAGCGCCTGTACCATTCCGGGCGGAAATATATGGCGCCGTTCCGCCCCGTATACCAAGGGTTAGCGGTCGACGACTTCTGGGACCGGCTCGCGGCGCACCTCGCCGGTGCGCTGGGCGAACCGGGCGCCCCGGCCGCCCCTCCGCCGCAGATCGTACTCGAACCGTCGGGGCCGTCATGA
- a CDS encoding type II secretion system F family protein: MLISSSKCPLPALVMWCRALRYSLSAGLDPVRIFKQQAKSGPRPLRWLADELAQKLAAGESLEDALEPHRNRFPPLFVELVTVGEQTGRLEDTFQELEQYYQTLLSMQRGFRSQMMYPTIQFVAAVFIITVLIWVLGLLGSKMDPTGLGLSGERGALTFLGCAAAFVGAIVLVLKVSSENIRFRARMEGALLWVPAWGPAFLAFAVMRFAVALRMCAEAGLRAELTLHYCFRATANAAFQVGEARAVQVVKRGGELHDALEASGAPFPPEFRDMLIMGEETGNTSEVMERLAERLREDAERKLKMAAQMTGYAIQGMVAMMIIFFIFRIASSYIGALNDAAKGM, from the coding sequence ATGCTGATCTCCTCCTCGAAATGTCCGCTGCCGGCGCTCGTGATGTGGTGCCGGGCGCTGCGGTACAGCCTCAGCGCCGGGCTCGACCCCGTGCGCATTTTCAAACAGCAGGCGAAGTCCGGGCCCCGGCCCCTGCGGTGGCTGGCCGACGAACTGGCGCAAAAGCTGGCGGCCGGCGAGTCGCTGGAGGACGCGCTCGAACCGCACCGCAACCGGTTCCCGCCGCTCTTCGTCGAACTGGTGACCGTCGGCGAGCAGACGGGCCGGCTCGAGGACACGTTTCAGGAACTGGAACAGTACTACCAGACGCTGCTGAGTATGCAGCGGGGGTTCCGCTCACAGATGATGTACCCGACGATCCAGTTCGTCGCGGCCGTCTTCATCATCACCGTTCTGATCTGGGTGCTGGGGCTGCTCGGCAGCAAGATGGACCCGACCGGCCTGGGCCTCAGCGGCGAACGCGGCGCGCTCACGTTCCTCGGGTGCGCCGCCGCGTTCGTCGGGGCGATCGTCCTCGTACTGAAGGTGTCGTCCGAGAACATCCGGTTCCGGGCCAGGATGGAAGGGGCGCTGTTGTGGGTGCCGGCGTGGGGGCCGGCGTTCCTCGCGTTCGCGGTGATGCGGTTCGCGGTGGCGCTGCGGATGTGCGCCGAGGCCGGGCTGCGCGCCGAGCTGACGCTGCACTACTGCTTCCGGGCCACGGCCAACGCCGCGTTCCAGGTGGGCGAGGCCCGGGCGGTGCAGGTGGTGAAGCGCGGCGGCGAGCTGCACGACGCCCTCGAGGCGAGCGGCGCCCCGTTCCCGCCGGAGTTCCGCGACATGCTCATCATGGGCGAGGAGACGGGCAACACGTCCGAGGTGATGGAGCGGCTCGCCGAGCGGCTCCGCGAGGACGCCGAGCGCAAACTCAAAATGGCGGCCCAGATGACCGGCTACGCCATCCAGGGCATGGTGGCGATGATGATCATCTTCTTCATCTTCCGCATCGCCAGCAGCTACATCGGTGCGCTGAACGACGCGGCCAAAGGAATGTGA
- a CDS encoding ArnT family glycosyltransferase has product MNTAEHRSPIAWGRFLFTGILFPGAASTDTRVRWLSLVLLLVLPGALLYPTRGFHLLEPDEGRYAQISKEMLRDGSWVVPTLQGEPYLDKPPLMYWLIALSFRAFGATPEAARLVPALCVHLTILAVYLIGRRSIGARAALWAALLLSVAPGFVSIARLLLLDGLLTLCVTTSVLCGFEAVRTGTFRARWWFAAAVASGLGFLTKGPISEVLLFVPLWAFGFLARRPTAPAPLSSGEARSAECGTRNEGPEPDGVGGLPLRAPRSTLRTFPEEGGVGSSSPAVVRWYWYLAFFGVVLAVNMPWYIAIYRREPQFLKYFFWEHNVMRFLQPFDHLQPVWYYAPILIAGLLPGTVLLGAYLWTLLRGSAADAARPSAAGGFWLLAGGWCVFFFSCSGSKLPTYVLPAYPFLCLAVGEFVARTRWNTAVPTRALVGGMAAVMLWAHHVAVPWYAKERSPVGRPELVDRFVDDPGVTVVCYPRNCDSVAFYHDRADMRNVRTKGVNQLMVDCYHRPRTVILFTHSDSLAGFRNALPPYLAIAETTTLKRKDRGSWLDKLGGSTPWGLCDVAVVVPK; this is encoded by the coding sequence ATGAACACGGCCGAACATCGAAGTCCGATCGCGTGGGGGCGGTTCCTCTTCACGGGCATCCTGTTCCCGGGCGCCGCGAGCACCGACACGCGGGTCCGGTGGTTGTCGCTGGTGCTGCTGCTGGTGCTGCCCGGAGCACTCCTGTACCCGACCCGCGGGTTCCACCTGCTCGAACCGGACGAGGGCCGCTACGCGCAGATCTCCAAGGAGATGCTGCGCGACGGCTCGTGGGTGGTGCCGACGCTCCAGGGCGAACCGTACCTCGACAAGCCGCCGCTGATGTACTGGCTCATCGCCCTGAGCTTCCGGGCCTTCGGGGCGACGCCGGAAGCGGCCCGGCTCGTGCCGGCGCTGTGCGTCCACCTCACGATCCTGGCCGTGTACCTGATCGGCCGCCGGAGCATCGGGGCGCGCGCCGCACTGTGGGCGGCGCTCCTGCTCTCCGTCGCGCCCGGGTTCGTCAGTATCGCGCGCCTGCTACTACTGGACGGGTTGCTCACCCTCTGTGTCACCACATCGGTGCTGTGCGGCTTCGAGGCGGTGCGCACGGGCACGTTCCGGGCGCGCTGGTGGTTCGCGGCCGCGGTCGCGTCGGGGCTGGGGTTTCTGACGAAGGGGCCGATCTCCGAAGTGCTGCTGTTCGTGCCGCTATGGGCGTTCGGGTTCCTGGCGCGGCGACCTACCGCCCCGGCCCCCCTCTCTTCGGGAGAAGCGCGGAGCGCGGAGTGCGGAACTCGGAATGAAGGCCCGGAGCCAGACGGGGTCGGCGGTCTTCCACTCCGCGCTCCGCGCTCCACTCTCCGCACTTTTCCCGAAGAGGGGGGGGTAGGTTCTTCTTCGCCCGCGGTCGTCCGCTGGTACTGGTACCTGGCGTTCTTCGGCGTCGTACTCGCGGTGAACATGCCCTGGTACATTGCCATTTATCGCCGCGAACCGCAGTTCCTGAAGTACTTCTTCTGGGAACACAACGTGATGCGGTTCCTCCAGCCGTTCGACCACCTGCAACCGGTCTGGTACTACGCCCCGATCCTCATCGCCGGGTTGCTCCCGGGCACGGTTCTGCTCGGCGCCTACCTGTGGACGCTGCTCCGCGGCTCGGCCGCCGACGCGGCGCGGCCGTCGGCGGCCGGCGGCTTCTGGCTCCTGGCCGGCGGGTGGTGCGTGTTCTTCTTCAGTTGCTCCGGGAGCAAGTTGCCGACCTACGTCCTGCCCGCGTACCCGTTCCTGTGCCTCGCGGTCGGGGAGTTCGTCGCGCGCACCCGGTGGAACACGGCGGTGCCCACGCGGGCGCTGGTCGGGGGCATGGCGGCGGTGATGCTGTGGGCGCACCACGTCGCGGTGCCGTGGTACGCGAAGGAGCGGTCGCCGGTCGGGCGCCCCGAACTGGTCGATCGGTTCGTGGACGACCCCGGCGTGACGGTGGTGTGCTACCCGCGGAACTGCGACTCGGTCGCGTTCTACCACGACCGCGCCGACATGCGGAACGTGCGGACCAAGGGCGTGAACCAGCTCATGGTCGATTGCTACCACCGCCCGCGGACCGTGATCCTGTTCACGCACAGTGACTCACTCGCCGGCTTCAGGAACGCGCTGCCGCCGTACCTGGCGATTGCCGAAACGACCACACTCAAGCGCAAGGACCGCGGCTCGTGGCTGGACAAGCTCGGCGGTTCGACGCCGTGGGGGCTGTGCGACGTGGCCGTTGTTGTGCCCAAGTAG
- a CDS encoding alpha/beta hydrolase family protein, protein MTRLFAVLTVLFATWPSVGADPVGPWDVKALKAAEVKPEWGKDAGRVKEVFYPGEPLKGKATRVFAYYARPATGAGPFPAVLLVHGGGGKAFPAWAEHWAARGYCALAMDLSGNGPNGPLADGGPDQSDDTKFRDFDDKTVRDMWTYHAVAAVLRGHNLLRRLPEVDKENVAVTGISWGGYLTCIVAGVDDRLKAAVPVYGCGFLHENSVWKESRFDKVGAARRQRWVGAFDPSKYLPNVTCPILFLNGTNDFAYPLDSYQKCYELVKGPRAVSVRVRLPHGHIWTFGEVDAFIDSHLKKGAPLPEIGAMTRTGDTASAKVNSTVKLKAGQLHYAIADGPWQKREWKSLPAEIKDGVVSAKLPADRPLVYELAVTDDRGLEVSAPHAVLGADPPPAKKR, encoded by the coding sequence ATGACGCGCCTGTTTGCCGTTCTCACTGTTTTGTTCGCCACCTGGCCTTCGGTCGGCGCCGACCCGGTCGGGCCGTGGGACGTCAAGGCGCTGAAGGCCGCCGAGGTGAAACCCGAGTGGGGCAAGGACGCGGGGCGAGTGAAGGAAGTGTTCTACCCCGGCGAACCGCTCAAGGGAAAGGCGACGCGGGTGTTCGCGTATTACGCCCGTCCCGCGACCGGCGCCGGGCCGTTTCCCGCGGTGTTACTGGTTCACGGTGGGGGCGGGAAGGCGTTCCCGGCGTGGGCCGAACACTGGGCCGCACGCGGCTACTGCGCGCTGGCAATGGACCTTTCGGGCAACGGCCCCAACGGTCCACTCGCCGACGGGGGGCCGGACCAGTCCGACGACACCAAATTCCGCGACTTCGACGACAAGACCGTCCGCGACATGTGGACGTACCACGCCGTCGCGGCCGTACTCCGCGGTCACAATCTGCTCCGCCGCCTGCCGGAAGTGGACAAGGAGAACGTTGCGGTGACGGGCATCAGTTGGGGCGGCTATCTCACGTGCATCGTCGCCGGCGTGGACGACCGGCTCAAAGCCGCCGTGCCGGTCTACGGCTGCGGCTTCCTGCACGAAAACAGCGTGTGGAAGGAGTCGCGGTTCGACAAAGTGGGCGCCGCCCGCCGCCAGCGCTGGGTCGGAGCGTTCGACCCGTCGAAGTACCTGCCGAACGTGACGTGCCCGATCCTGTTCCTGAACGGCACGAACGACTTCGCGTACCCGTTGGACAGTTACCAGAAGTGTTACGAACTGGTCAAGGGCCCGCGCGCGGTGTCGGTCCGCGTCCGGCTGCCGCACGGGCACATCTGGACGTTTGGCGAGGTGGACGCGTTCATCGACTCGCACCTGAAGAAGGGCGCCCCGCTGCCGGAGATCGGTGCGATGACCCGCACCGGCGACACCGCCTCCGCAAAAGTGAACAGCACGGTGAAGCTGAAGGCGGGGCAACTGCACTACGCAATTGCGGACGGGCCGTGGCAGAAACGAGAGTGGAAGTCGCTCCCGGCCGAAATCAAGGACGGTGTCGTGTCCGCGAAGCTCCCGGCCGACCGGCCACTGGTGTACGAACTCGCGGTCACCGACGACCGCGGCCTCGAAGTGTCCGCGCCGCACGCGGTTCTCGGGGCCGACCCCCCGCCGGCAAAGAAACGCTAA